The following coding sequences lie in one Corynebacterium humireducens NBRC 106098 = DSM 45392 genomic window:
- a CDS encoding YqaJ viral recombinase family protein, producing the protein MTTSLHPVTLPPAATYQEWLEQRREGVGSSDASAILGLSTYESAYSLWEQKTGKVPLDPPVDDATEELRRWGHLLEPIIREETARRLDLTITKPDHAFAHPERVWQRSNPDGLTDTGALFEAKNTHFRNSHLWNGQIPDHAEIQVHHSAAVLGTDHAIVAGLVGGNRLFIHEIEINPTIVDIITEAEATFWEYVVTDTPPPVDGHVRTMQSITREWAHKPGVREVQAAEIEDVWEAWREADAAEKDAKARKSEAVAKIAALMDGHNELVTGNRVWAKTQRGRIDLKRLTADHPDLVATYMRVPSFDLEAFKVDHEQLYRRYQSVSIRPKN; encoded by the coding sequence ATGACCACATCACTGCATCCCGTCACCCTTCCCCCAGCCGCCACCTACCAGGAATGGCTCGAGCAGCGCCGCGAAGGCGTCGGATCCTCCGATGCGTCCGCGATTCTCGGCCTGTCGACCTACGAGTCGGCCTACTCCCTGTGGGAGCAGAAGACCGGCAAGGTCCCGCTCGATCCACCGGTCGACGACGCCACGGAGGAGCTCCGCCGTTGGGGACACCTCCTGGAGCCGATCATCCGGGAGGAAACCGCCCGCCGTCTGGACCTGACGATCACCAAGCCCGATCACGCGTTCGCTCACCCGGAGCGAGTGTGGCAGCGCAGCAACCCGGACGGGCTGACCGACACCGGAGCACTGTTCGAGGCGAAGAACACCCACTTCCGCAACTCCCACCTGTGGAACGGGCAGATCCCGGACCACGCCGAAATCCAGGTCCACCACTCCGCCGCGGTCCTCGGCACTGACCACGCGATCGTCGCCGGCCTCGTCGGCGGGAACCGTCTGTTCATCCACGAGATCGAGATCAACCCCACCATCGTCGACATCATCACCGAGGCGGAGGCCACTTTCTGGGAGTACGTCGTCACTGACACCCCTCCCCCGGTCGACGGGCACGTCCGCACGATGCAGTCGATCACCCGCGAGTGGGCACACAAGCCCGGAGTGAGGGAGGTCCAGGCGGCGGAGATCGAGGACGTGTGGGAGGCGTGGCGTGAGGCCGACGCCGCGGAGAAGGACGCCAAGGCACGCAAGTCGGAAGCGGTCGCGAAGATCGCCGCCCTGATGGACGGCCACAACGAGCTCGTCACCGGCAACCGTGTCTGGGCGAAGACCCAGCGTGGCCGGATCGACCTCAAGCGTCTGACAGCCGACCACCCGGACCTGGTCGCCACCTACATGCGCGTCCCCTCCTTCGACCTGGAGGCATTCAAGGTCGACCACGAGCAGCTGTACCGGCGCTACCAGTCCGTCAGCATCCGTCCGAAGAACTAA
- a CDS encoding helix-turn-helix transcriptional regulator, whose protein sequence is MNTTDLITAAITAAVREAVREEVSQLVDQLKAPNPSPVDGPEFLSTLQVAEITGINENTLRRWRSDDDPAGPPYVRFGRAVRYRRSDIDQWANSPFSTRGRP, encoded by the coding sequence ATGAACACCACCGACCTGATCACCGCCGCGATCACCGCCGCCGTCCGCGAAGCCGTCCGCGAGGAAGTCAGCCAACTCGTCGACCAGCTCAAGGCCCCCAACCCGTCACCTGTAGATGGACCCGAGTTCCTCTCAACGCTGCAGGTCGCCGAGATCACCGGCATCAACGAGAACACCTTGCGCCGCTGGCGCTCCGACGACGATCCCGCCGGCCCGCCGTACGTCCGCTTCGGCCGCGCCGTCCGCTACCGCCGCTCCGACATCGACCAGTGGGCCAACTCCCCCTTCTCAACCCGGGGCCGACCATGA
- a CDS encoding helix-turn-helix domain-containing protein: MTPPHTPRRPWVEAQTFLDRDGMTQTTLARETGFSVSYINDLIRGRRSPNGRVISRVAAVLKVPKSMLIPATEDAA; the protein is encoded by the coding sequence ATGACCCCACCTCACACACCCCGCCGCCCCTGGGTTGAAGCCCAGACCTTCCTCGACCGAGACGGCATGACCCAGACCACCCTCGCCCGCGAGACCGGGTTCTCCGTCTCCTACATCAACGACCTCATCCGCGGCCGCCGCTCCCCCAACGGCCGAGTCATCAGCCGTGTCGCCGCCGTCCTGAAAGTCCCGAAGTCCATGCTCATCCCCGCCACCGAGGACGCAGCATGA
- a CDS encoding tyrosine-type recombinase/integrase, producing the protein MAGRPRTPIGSWGDIHVFTTPTGAKEARARFRDADGKLRRVSARAQSTTAAKRKLLDRLTARTAATAANTGGISPDTTIADLCTYWLDRKDRLRPQSKDDYRQTITGTITPAIGSITVAETTPGRIARFLETVSPGVRARARSILSQAFALAISHDAIPDNPVTKLPKGKLVPRNIVVLTPDDLVDLRHGVQKWQAGLVDDNGAPSKPDGRTAGRGHDLLSFVDILLATGCRPGEVAALRWCDIDFDAETPTVTVSATMVRTKGQGLFRQPFTKASDVRLLALPPYAVQVLAELRSKQLDPGDSTPVFCTAVGTHRDPDTIRNQWRRARQAAGRGDNEKFNWVDFRVMRRTVATLIDELSGDKDAAAQLGHASTAMTRKHYIAARAAQAPDLTDILERFAETRLRKNAS; encoded by the coding sequence ATGGCCGGACGACCCCGCACCCCCATCGGCTCCTGGGGAGACATCCACGTCTTCACCACCCCCACCGGCGCCAAGGAAGCCCGCGCACGGTTCCGCGACGCCGACGGCAAACTCCGACGCGTCAGCGCCCGCGCACAATCCACCACCGCCGCCAAGCGCAAACTTCTCGACCGGCTCACTGCCCGCACCGCCGCCACCGCCGCTAACACCGGAGGAATCTCACCCGACACCACCATCGCTGACCTGTGCACCTACTGGCTCGACCGCAAGGACCGCCTCCGCCCCCAGTCCAAGGATGACTACCGGCAAACCATCACCGGCACCATCACCCCTGCCATCGGCAGCATCACCGTCGCCGAAACCACACCCGGCCGCATCGCCCGTTTCCTCGAAACCGTCAGCCCTGGCGTTCGTGCTCGCGCCCGCAGTATCCTCTCCCAGGCCTTCGCTCTTGCCATTTCCCACGACGCTATCCCCGACAACCCCGTGACCAAACTCCCCAAGGGGAAGCTCGTTCCTCGAAACATCGTCGTCCTCACCCCGGATGACCTCGTTGACCTCCGCCACGGCGTCCAGAAGTGGCAAGCAGGCCTCGTGGACGATAACGGAGCACCAAGCAAGCCTGATGGTCGTACCGCCGGCCGAGGGCACGACCTGCTGTCGTTCGTAGACATCCTCCTAGCCACCGGCTGCCGTCCTGGGGAAGTTGCCGCACTACGCTGGTGCGACATCGACTTCGACGCGGAGACCCCGACCGTCACGGTCAGTGCCACCATGGTTCGTACCAAGGGGCAAGGACTGTTCCGTCAGCCGTTCACCAAGGCTTCCGATGTCCGTCTCCTGGCGCTGCCCCCGTATGCGGTGCAGGTGCTGGCTGAGCTTCGCTCGAAGCAGCTCGACCCCGGTGACTCCACCCCGGTGTTCTGTACCGCAGTCGGTACTCACCGCGATCCTGACACCATCCGCAACCAGTGGCGCCGCGCGCGACAGGCGGCCGGCCGGGGCGACAACGAGAAGTTCAACTGGGTGGACTTCCGCGTGATGCGGCGAACCGTGGCCACGCTCATCGACGAGCTGTCCGGTGACAAGGACGCCGCCGCGCAGCTGGGGCATGCCTCTACCGCAATGACTCGGAAGCACTACATTGCTGCCCGGGCTGCCCAGGCACCGGATCTGACGGACATCCTGGAACGATTTGCCGAAACGCGGTTACGCAAGAATGCGTCATAG
- a CDS encoding mycoredoxin — MAENHVTIYATTWCPYCINLQKRLDRTETPYELIDVELDADAAAWVESVNDGNRVVPTVRYSDGTHATNPEAAAVRRKLEELSS, encoded by the coding sequence ATGGCCGAGAACCACGTGACCATCTACGCGACGACCTGGTGCCCCTACTGCATCAACCTGCAGAAGCGCCTCGACCGCACCGAGACCCCCTATGAGCTCATCGACGTCGAACTCGACGCCGATGCCGCCGCCTGGGTCGAGTCGGTCAACGACGGCAACCGCGTCGTGCCGACCGTGCGGTACTCCGACGGCACGCACGCCACCAACCCGGAGGCCGCCGCCGTGCGCCGCAAGCTCGAGGAGCTCAGCTCCTAG
- a CDS encoding dihydrofolate reductase, whose product MLGAIWAQSLDGIIGDGAGMPWHVPEDLAHFREVTSGHPVIMGRRTWLSLPERFRPLPQRENLILSTRSPGDWSAGGTVVSEIPLIDAPEAWIMGGGQVYAATIEDCDVLEVTLIGVQLGDALGDRAVYAPEIPHNFGLVSDTDWLVSDNGRLILDDQPSDLPLRYRFLRYERKEAA is encoded by the coding sequence GTGCTGGGCGCCATCTGGGCGCAGTCCCTCGACGGCATCATCGGCGACGGCGCCGGCATGCCCTGGCACGTGCCGGAGGATCTCGCGCATTTCCGGGAGGTCACCAGCGGCCACCCCGTCATCATGGGTCGCCGTACCTGGCTGAGCCTGCCGGAGAGGTTCCGTCCGCTGCCGCAGCGCGAGAACCTCATCCTCAGCACCCGCTCCCCCGGCGACTGGTCGGCCGGCGGCACGGTGGTCTCCGAGATCCCGCTTATCGACGCCCCCGAGGCATGGATCATGGGCGGCGGCCAGGTGTACGCCGCGACGATCGAGGACTGTGACGTCCTCGAGGTGACCCTCATCGGCGTGCAGCTGGGCGACGCGCTGGGCGACCGTGCCGTGTACGCCCCCGAGATCCCCCACAACTTCGGGCTGGTGTCCGACACGGACTGGCTCGTGTCCGACAATGGACGCCTGATCCTGGACGACCAGCCCAGTGATCTTCCCCTGCGCTACCGTTTCCTGCGGTACGAGAGAAAGGAAGCAGCCTGA
- a CDS encoding thymidylate synthase, whose translation MSASIPTPYEDLLREILEEGAPKGDRTGTGTLSVFGRQLRYNLADSYPLLTTKKVHLHSVVGELLWFLRGDSNVTWLQDNNIRIWNEWADENGELGPVYGVQWRSWPTPDGSHIDQIEQALTMLRENPDSRRNVVSAWNVSELDEMALLPCHLLFQLYVVDGRLSLQVYQRSADMFLGVPFNIASYALLAHMFAQQADLEVGELIWTGGDCHIYNDHLDQVREQLSREPRPYPQLNLRKAAGITEYTFGDVEVVGYDPHPVIRGRVSV comes from the coding sequence ATGAGCGCTTCGATTCCCACGCCCTACGAGGACCTCCTCCGGGAGATCCTCGAGGAGGGTGCCCCGAAGGGTGACCGCACCGGCACGGGCACCCTCAGTGTGTTCGGCCGTCAGCTCCGCTACAACCTGGCGGACTCCTACCCGCTGCTCACGACGAAGAAGGTGCACCTGCACTCCGTCGTCGGTGAGCTGCTGTGGTTCCTGCGCGGCGACTCCAACGTGACGTGGCTGCAGGACAACAACATCCGCATCTGGAACGAGTGGGCCGACGAGAACGGCGAGCTGGGTCCCGTCTACGGCGTGCAGTGGCGTTCCTGGCCGACGCCGGACGGCTCCCACATCGACCAGATCGAGCAGGCGTTGACGATGCTGCGGGAGAACCCGGACTCGCGTCGCAACGTCGTCTCCGCATGGAACGTCTCGGAGCTCGACGAGATGGCGCTGCTCCCCTGCCACCTGCTGTTCCAGCTCTACGTCGTCGACGGCCGCCTGTCGCTGCAGGTCTACCAGCGTTCGGCCGACATGTTCCTGGGCGTGCCCTTCAACATCGCCTCCTACGCGCTGCTGGCGCACATGTTCGCGCAGCAGGCGGACCTGGAGGTCGGCGAGCTCATCTGGACGGGCGGCGACTGCCACATCTACAACGACCACCTGGACCAGGTGCGTGAGCAGCTCTCCCGCGAGCCGCGCCCCTACCCGCAGCTCAACCTGCGCAAGGCGGCGGGCATCACGGAGTACACCTTCGGGGACGTCGAGGTCGTCGGCTACGACCCGCACCCCGTCATCAGGGGCCGGGTGTCCGTCTGA
- a CDS encoding 3'(2'),5'-bisphosphate nucleotidase CysQ → MTAHLDDARLTRLIAQGTGEILKGVRNVGALRGRSLGDAGDDLAQNWIARVLEQHRPEDGFLSEEMADSPARLEKDRVWIVDPLDGTKEFATGRQDWAVHVALVENGFPTHAAVGLPDLGVVFSSDESRAVTGPFSRKIAISHNRPPAVALRIADRLGFQTAAIGSAGAKAMHVLLGDYDAYIHAGGQYEWDSAAPVGVATAAGLHCSRLDGSELTYNNKDTYMPDIVICRPELKDEILTMAAEYFRDNGHY, encoded by the coding sequence ATGACTGCTCATCTCGACGATGCCCGCCTCACCCGCCTGATCGCACAGGGGACGGGAGAGATCCTCAAGGGCGTCCGCAATGTTGGTGCCCTGCGTGGCCGCAGCCTCGGCGATGCAGGCGACGACCTCGCCCAGAACTGGATCGCCCGGGTGCTCGAGCAGCACCGCCCGGAGGACGGCTTCCTCTCCGAGGAGATGGCGGACAGCCCCGCCCGCCTGGAGAAGGACCGCGTCTGGATCGTCGACCCGCTCGACGGCACTAAGGAGTTCGCCACGGGCCGCCAGGACTGGGCCGTGCACGTCGCTCTCGTGGAGAACGGTTTCCCCACTCACGCCGCGGTGGGCCTGCCGGACCTGGGTGTGGTGTTCAGCAGTGACGAGTCCCGGGCGGTGACGGGCCCCTTCTCCCGCAAGATCGCGATCTCGCACAACCGCCCGCCGGCGGTGGCGCTGCGCATCGCCGACCGTCTGGGTTTCCAGACCGCCGCGATCGGCTCCGCCGGCGCCAAGGCCATGCACGTCCTGCTGGGTGACTACGACGCGTACATCCACGCCGGCGGCCAGTACGAGTGGGACTCCGCCGCGCCGGTGGGCGTCGCCACGGCGGCCGGTCTGCACTGCTCGCGTCTCGACGGCTCGGAGCTGACCTACAACAACAAGGACACCTACATGCCGGACATCGTCATCTGCCGTCCGGAGCTCAAGGACGAGATCCTCACCATGGCGGCGGAGTACTTCCGGGACAACGGCCACTACTAG
- a CDS encoding ATP-dependent helicase, whose protein sequence is MTRSILDRFRPQVATWFEEVFAAPTPVQEAAWEAISAGDHALVVAPTGSGKTLAAFLWALNNLVEREGQLALPVGASESDGERGVRVLYISPLKALGVDVENNLRAPLTGISRVAQRLGLDVPNITVGVRSGDTSPAERARQVRRPPDILITTPESAYLMLTSKAAGILQNVDTVIIDEIHALAGTKRGVHLALSLERLARLAGDFQRIGLSATVRPLATVADFLGGDRPVEIIAPPASKEWELGVHVGVEDMSDLPVPEAGSTIGEATIDDRLGLSAPEESVEAALPQQRSIWPYIEQDIYTQVMEHRSTLVFVNSRRTAERLTSRLNELYAREHDPESLAPPLRRDPAQVMKSVDTAGAAPPVIARAHHGSVSKDERALTEQMLKEGALRAVVATSSLELGIDMGAVELVVQVESPPSVASGLQRVGRAGHSVGAVSHGTFYPKHRSDLVQSAVTVARMREGLIEELHVPANPLDVLAQQTVAAVAAESLRGRDLDVEEWYATVRRARPYRDLARDVFDAVIDLVSGVYPSTDFAELRPRVIFDRITGRLSARPGAQRVAVISGGTIPDRGMFGVFLVGGEGAPRRVGELDEEMVYESRVGDVFTLGASSWRIEDITRDQVLVSPAPGHTGRLPFWTGDSAGRPYELGLALGAYRRDVHADPTRIRDLDDHARDNLLAFLAEQEEATGVLPDERTLVLERFRDELGDWRVLLHAPFGRGVNAAWALAVGARIAEHTGMDAQAVAGDDGIILRLPEGESDPDASLFLFDADDIGEVVTREVGNSALFASRFRECAARALLLPRRHPGKRAPLWQQRQRAAQLLDVARKYPSFPIILETVRECLQDVYDLPALTEVCRDLATRRIRISEVTTDQPSPFASSLLFNYTGAFMYEGDSPLAEKRAAALALDPALLAKLLGTVELRELLDPEIIAEVHEQLRRPPRTPEELADALRRLGPLPLDEIPVPWDSLGDRVMEVRIGGRPHLAQTLDAPLLRDGLGIPVPPGVPAQVETIVDALDQLVSRWARTRGPFVLRDLADAFGLAVSAAHSALQPLLADARLIDGHFRQGIDDREYCAADVLSVIRRRSLAAARAATRPVIGATYARFLVDWHQIDGPLRGADGVFNVLEQLAGVRLPASAWETLVLPSRVRDYDPLHLDELTANGEILIVGAGTAAARDPWLMLLPADIAADLVPHVEAEGLTFIQEQVMEVLRWGGGFLFADLQRALTDLVTAAELREAIWGLVDAGLVSPDGFGPVRARLATTGGTTAHRARRRPNRSRLRSGPPLDMGGRWALTVPPSQDATTRSVVQGETWLDRYGVVTRGSVVAEEVLGGFALAYKVLSGFEESGKALRGYFIEGLGAAQFSTPAVIDRLRGLDGDGLPPDLHDPQLHVLAAADPANPYGAALPWPETGPSRAAGAMVVLADGVLLAHLTRGGRTLTVFAEDHLDLVVRALSSHNITVEKLNGQPVFDSPLLGALREAGASISPRGARIGGRAAPPRTPVRGRRVTDVIGEISFDDE, encoded by the coding sequence ATGACCAGAAGCATCCTCGACCGGTTCCGCCCGCAGGTGGCCACCTGGTTCGAGGAGGTCTTCGCCGCCCCCACCCCCGTTCAGGAGGCCGCCTGGGAGGCGATCTCGGCGGGGGACCACGCGCTCGTCGTCGCCCCGACAGGCTCCGGCAAAACGCTCGCCGCGTTCCTCTGGGCACTGAACAACCTGGTGGAACGGGAGGGGCAGCTGGCGTTGCCGGTGGGAGCGTCGGAGAGCGACGGCGAACGGGGCGTGCGGGTGCTCTACATCTCGCCGCTCAAGGCGCTCGGCGTCGACGTGGAGAACAACCTCCGCGCCCCGCTGACGGGCATCTCCCGGGTGGCGCAGCGCCTCGGGCTGGATGTGCCGAACATCACCGTCGGGGTGCGCTCCGGGGACACCTCGCCGGCGGAGCGGGCGCGGCAGGTACGCAGGCCGCCGGACATCCTCATCACGACGCCCGAGTCCGCCTACCTCATGCTCACGTCGAAGGCCGCGGGCATCCTGCAGAACGTCGACACCGTCATCATCGACGAGATCCACGCCCTCGCCGGCACGAAACGCGGCGTCCACCTCGCCCTCAGCCTCGAGAGGCTGGCGCGGCTGGCCGGCGACTTCCAGCGCATCGGCCTCTCCGCGACCGTCCGGCCCCTGGCGACCGTCGCCGACTTCCTCGGCGGCGACCGGCCCGTGGAGATCATCGCCCCGCCCGCCTCCAAGGAATGGGAGCTCGGCGTGCACGTCGGCGTCGAGGACATGTCCGACCTGCCGGTCCCCGAGGCGGGCTCGACGATCGGGGAGGCGACCATCGACGACCGGCTGGGCCTCAGCGCCCCCGAGGAGTCCGTCGAGGCCGCGCTTCCGCAGCAGCGGTCCATCTGGCCGTACATCGAGCAGGACATCTACACGCAGGTCATGGAGCACCGTTCGACGCTGGTGTTCGTCAACTCACGACGCACCGCCGAACGCCTCACCAGCCGCCTCAACGAGCTCTACGCCCGGGAGCACGACCCCGAGTCTCTGGCCCCGCCGCTGCGGCGCGACCCCGCGCAGGTGATGAAGTCCGTCGACACCGCCGGGGCCGCCCCACCCGTCATCGCGCGGGCCCACCACGGCTCCGTGTCCAAGGACGAACGCGCCCTCACGGAGCAGATGCTCAAGGAGGGTGCGCTCCGGGCGGTGGTCGCCACCAGCTCCCTGGAACTGGGCATCGACATGGGCGCGGTGGAACTCGTCGTGCAGGTCGAGTCCCCGCCGTCGGTGGCGTCCGGTCTGCAGCGCGTCGGGCGCGCCGGGCACTCCGTCGGCGCGGTCAGCCACGGCACCTTCTACCCGAAGCACCGCTCCGACCTCGTGCAGTCGGCCGTGACGGTCGCCCGCATGCGGGAGGGGCTCATCGAGGAGCTCCACGTCCCGGCCAACCCGCTGGACGTGCTCGCCCAGCAGACGGTGGCGGCCGTCGCGGCGGAGTCGCTGCGGGGCCGGGACCTCGACGTGGAGGAGTGGTACGCCACCGTCCGCCGGGCCCGCCCCTACCGGGATCTGGCACGTGACGTCTTCGACGCGGTCATCGACCTGGTGAGCGGCGTGTACCCGTCGACGGACTTCGCCGAGCTGCGGCCCCGCGTCATCTTCGACCGGATCACCGGCCGGCTGTCCGCCCGCCCCGGGGCGCAGCGCGTCGCCGTGATCTCCGGCGGCACCATCCCGGACCGCGGGATGTTCGGCGTCTTCCTCGTGGGCGGGGAGGGGGCGCCCCGGCGCGTCGGCGAGCTCGACGAGGAGATGGTCTACGAGTCCCGCGTCGGCGACGTGTTCACCCTCGGTGCCTCCAGCTGGCGCATCGAGGACATCACCCGCGACCAGGTGCTCGTCAGCCCCGCGCCGGGACACACCGGCCGCCTGCCCTTCTGGACCGGCGACTCCGCGGGCCGTCCCTACGAACTCGGCCTCGCCCTCGGCGCCTACCGACGCGACGTCCACGCCGACCCCACCCGCATCCGCGACCTCGACGACCACGCCCGCGACAACCTCCTCGCCTTCCTCGCGGAGCAGGAGGAGGCCACCGGAGTCCTCCCCGACGAGAGGACCCTCGTCCTCGAGCGTTTCCGCGACGAACTGGGGGACTGGCGCGTCCTCCTCCACGCCCCCTTCGGCCGCGGCGTCAACGCCGCCTGGGCTCTCGCCGTCGGGGCGCGGATCGCCGAACACACCGGCATGGACGCCCAGGCCGTCGCCGGTGACGACGGCATCATCCTGCGCCTGCCCGAGGGCGAGTCCGACCCCGACGCCTCCCTCTTCCTCTTCGACGCCGACGACATCGGGGAGGTGGTCACCCGGGAGGTCGGCAACTCCGCCCTCTTCGCCTCCCGCTTCCGCGAGTGCGCCGCCCGCGCACTGCTCCTGCCCCGCCGGCACCCCGGCAAACGCGCCCCCCTGTGGCAGCAGCGCCAGCGGGCGGCGCAGCTTCTCGACGTCGCCCGGAAGTACCCCAGCTTCCCGATCATCCTGGAGACCGTCCGCGAGTGCCTCCAGGACGTCTACGACCTGCCCGCCCTCACCGAGGTGTGCCGCGACCTGGCGACCCGCCGGATCCGCATCTCCGAGGTCACCACCGACCAGCCCAGCCCCTTCGCCTCCTCGCTGCTGTTCAACTACACGGGCGCCTTCATGTACGAGGGCGACAGCCCGCTGGCCGAGAAACGCGCCGCCGCCCTGGCCCTCGACCCGGCGCTGCTGGCCAAGCTGCTCGGCACGGTGGAGCTGCGGGAACTGCTCGACCCGGAGATCATCGCCGAGGTCCACGAGCAGCTGCGGCGGCCCCCGCGGACGCCGGAGGAGCTGGCCGACGCCCTGCGCCGCCTCGGCCCGCTGCCCCTCGACGAGATCCCCGTCCCCTGGGACAGCCTCGGCGACCGCGTCATGGAGGTCCGCATCGGCGGCCGCCCCCACCTCGCGCAGACCCTCGACGCCCCACTGCTCCGCGACGGCCTGGGCATCCCCGTGCCACCCGGCGTGCCCGCCCAGGTGGAGACCATCGTCGACGCCCTCGACCAGCTCGTCTCCCGGTGGGCGCGCACCCGCGGCCCCTTCGTCCTCCGCGACCTCGCCGACGCCTTCGGGCTCGCCGTCAGCGCCGCCCACTCCGCCCTGCAACCCCTGCTTGCCGACGCCCGCCTCATCGACGGCCACTTCCGCCAGGGCATCGACGACCGGGAGTACTGCGCCGCCGACGTGCTCTCCGTCATCCGCCGCCGCTCCCTCGCCGCCGCCCGCGCCGCCACCCGCCCCGTCATCGGGGCGACCTACGCGCGTTTCCTCGTCGACTGGCACCAGATCGACGGGCCTCTCCGGGGCGCCGACGGCGTGTTCAACGTCCTCGAGCAGCTCGCCGGGGTGCGGCTGCCCGCGAGTGCCTGGGAGACCCTCGTCCTGCCCTCCCGGGTCCGCGACTACGACCCGCTCCACCTTGACGAGCTCACCGCCAACGGCGAGATCCTCATCGTCGGGGCGGGCACCGCCGCCGCCCGCGACCCCTGGCTCATGCTCCTGCCCGCCGACATCGCCGCCGACCTCGTGCCCCACGTCGAGGCGGAGGGACTGACCTTCATCCAGGAGCAGGTCATGGAGGTCCTCCGCTGGGGTGGCGGCTTCCTCTTCGCCGACCTGCAACGCGCACTCACCGACCTGGTCACCGCCGCCGAACTGCGGGAGGCGATCTGGGGACTCGTCGACGCGGGGCTCGTCAGCCCCGACGGCTTCGGCCCCGTCCGGGCGCGCCTGGCCACCACCGGCGGCACCACCGCCCACCGGGCCCGCCGCCGCCCCAACCGCTCCCGGCTGCGCTCGGGGCCGCCCCTCGACATGGGCGGACGCTGGGCCCTCACCGTGCCACCCAGCCAGGACGCCACCACCCGCTCCGTCGTCCAGGGGGAGACCTGGCTCGACCGCTACGGCGTGGTCACCCGCGGCAGCGTCGTCGCCGAGGAGGTCCTCGGCGGCTTCGCCCTCGCCTACAAGGTGCTCAGCGGATTCGAGGAGTCCGGCAAGGCCCTGCGCGGCTACTTCATCGAGGGACTCGGCGCGGCCCAGTTCTCCACGCCGGCGGTCATCGACCGGCTCCGCGGCCTCGACGGTGACGGCCTGCCCCCGGACCTCCACGACCCGCAGCTCCACGTCCTCGCCGCTGCCGACCCCGCCAACCCCTACGGCGCGGCGCTGCCCTGGCCGGAGACCGGCCCCTCCCGCGCCGCCGGCGCCATGGTCGTGCTTGCCGACGGCGTCCTCCTCGCCCACCTCACCCGCGGCGGCCGCACCCTCACCGTCTTCGCCGAGGACCACCTCGACCTCGTCGTCAGGGCGCTGAGCAGCCACAACATCACCGTCGAGAAGCTCAACGGCCAACCGGTCTTCGACTCCCCGCTGCTGGGGGCGTTGCGGGAGGCGGGGGCGTCGATAAGCCCGCGGGGAGCGCGCATCGGCGGACGCGCCGCACCTCCCCGTACCCCCGTGAGGGGGCGGCGTGTGACGGACGTGATCGGGGAGATCAGCTTCGACGACGAATAG
- a CDS encoding DNA-formamidopyrimidine glycosylase family protein, whose product MPEGDSVLQLSRRLQFMTGREVLHTSLRVPSVALTTFDGEIVDRVWPYGKHLFMQFGDRILHTHLKMEGTWAVHRVGDRWRRPGHTARVVLHLADTRPIEVVGHSLGLVRVFPTDHYHEQISHLGPDVLGEEWTTGGREEARRRIIADPTATIGEALLEQRNLAGVGNEYRAEICYLCGIHPARRVADVDVDHVLDVTRRVMWANRDAPVRVTTGIRRAGETTYVFGRHNRPCRRCRTPVQRAMLGERIIWWCPACQPPAPDYVAEPVVPAGPVPRGARYRR is encoded by the coding sequence ATGCCCGAAGGTGACTCCGTACTCCAGCTCTCCCGGCGCCTGCAGTTCATGACCGGCCGGGAGGTCCTCCACACCTCCCTGCGCGTGCCGTCGGTGGCGCTGACCACCTTCGACGGGGAGATCGTCGATCGCGTCTGGCCCTACGGCAAACACCTGTTCATGCAGTTCGGCGACCGCATCCTCCACACCCACCTCAAGATGGAGGGCACCTGGGCCGTCCACCGCGTCGGCGACCGGTGGCGCAGACCCGGACACACCGCCCGCGTCGTCCTCCACCTCGCCGACACCCGGCCCATCGAGGTCGTCGGCCACTCCCTCGGACTCGTCCGCGTGTTCCCCACCGACCACTACCACGAACAGATCAGCCACCTCGGCCCCGACGTCCTCGGGGAGGAGTGGACCACCGGCGGCCGGGAGGAGGCCCGTCGACGCATCATCGCCGACCCCACCGCCACCATCGGCGAGGCCCTCCTCGAACAGCGCAACCTCGCCGGGGTCGGCAACGAGTACCGCGCCGAGATCTGCTACCTCTGCGGCATCCACCCCGCCCGCCGCGTGGCCGACGTCGACGTCGACCACGTCCTCGACGTCACCCGCCGCGTCATGTGGGCCAACCGCGACGCCCCCGTCCGCGTCACCACCGGCATCCGCCGCGCCGGGGAGACCACCTACGTCTTCGGCCGCCACAACCGCCCCTGCCGACGCTGCCGCACCCCCGTCCAACGGGCGATGCTCGGCGAACGCATCATCTGGTGGTGTCCGGCGTGCCAGCCTCCCGCCCCCGACTACGTCGCCGAGCCCGTCGTACCAGCAGGACCAGTACCCCGAGGAGCGCGATACCGGAGATGA